From one Bacteroidia bacterium genomic stretch:
- a CDS encoding T9SS type A sorting domain-containing protein, which translates to MKAGILIFLTSATLVLTGKAQLVNQTTLTIQSGVNLYVEGNGQNQNGATIQNAGTLHLKANFSNSGTSLVAGKVIADGTSGSQTLTGNSNFHTLEIDNSNGVSVNSGATVGIVPTNAVGSLNLKSGTFTAPAGAVTLQSNSNGTAYLDNFSSGMNGVYNPSSLLTVQRYVPGSTTYHYLSTPVSGTFISDWSDDFTIQGQDGFVNDGVTNTIPWPTLWRYEESNPNANMMVGWIATTGASNPIDRVRGYACMFSGTTVDVLGTVSQTTPTRPITHTTSTQPLSDGWNLVGNPHPSMLDWDLVYSQNSSLVSAIIYQWKVNQYVSYNALTGVSINGGSDKIASSQGFFIRCNSSGSFSIPGSTRITGTNAPFFKQEQPEWPFLRLGIGRNQALSHEDGDWDETVVYQDLHSSDELDEYGDAPKFLSEQSPAISIYTLEEETPLTMNALKHFQTEKTIPIGVKVTASGAYNFLPTELLNTGGMKIIWEDRLQKNSVVLEPGKPIQVLIGKDEAETGRFFLRLSNAENPENNSTQPDLLMFLSQNQLHLIRSQGLEPATIDLVNLSGQVVTSYRVGSEPDYTISCENLSQGIYLARYQQGEKVVIRKVVLE; encoded by the coding sequence ATGAAAGCAGGAATTTTAATCTTTTTAACCTCTGCTACCCTGGTATTAACAGGCAAGGCTCAATTGGTTAATCAAACAACCCTGACCATTCAATCGGGTGTGAATTTGTATGTGGAAGGAAACGGACAAAACCAAAACGGGGCAACCATTCAAAATGCCGGAACCCTGCATTTAAAAGCCAACTTTTCCAATTCAGGCACCTCCTTGGTTGCAGGTAAAGTTATTGCTGATGGCACTTCCGGCTCCCAAACTTTGACCGGAAATTCCAACTTCCATACTTTGGAAATTGACAATTCCAATGGAGTTTCGGTAAATTCAGGAGCCACCGTTGGAATTGTACCCACAAACGCTGTTGGTTCACTTAACTTGAAATCTGGCACCTTTACTGCGCCAGCCGGAGCCGTAACTCTACAATCAAACAGCAATGGCACTGCTTACCTCGACAACTTTTCATCGGGTATGAACGGAGTATATAACCCCAGCTCCTTGCTTACCGTGCAGCGCTATGTACCCGGTTCTACAACCTATCATTATTTAAGCACTCCGGTTAGCGGAACGTTTATTAGCGACTGGTCCGACGACTTTACCATACAGGGACAAGATGGGTTTGTAAATGACGGTGTTACCAATACCATTCCATGGCCAACCCTTTGGCGCTATGAAGAATCTAATCCGAATGCCAACATGATGGTAGGTTGGATAGCCACCACCGGTGCCTCCAATCCCATCGATCGGGTAAGGGGTTATGCCTGTATGTTTAGTGGTACAACCGTTGATGTTTTAGGCACGGTAAGTCAAACCACTCCAACCCGACCTATCACACATACCACCTCCACCCAGCCATTATCTGACGGATGGAATTTAGTTGGCAACCCTCATCCATCTATGCTGGATTGGGATTTGGTTTACTCCCAAAACTCGTCGCTTGTCTCGGCAATTATTTACCAATGGAAGGTAAATCAATATGTTTCCTACAATGCTCTCACCGGCGTTTCCATCAATGGAGGAAGCGACAAAATTGCATCTTCACAGGGCTTTTTTATCCGATGCAATAGTTCAGGCAGCTTTTCCATTCCCGGTTCTACCCGAATCACCGGTACCAATGCCCCTTTCTTCAAACAGGAACAGCCTGAATGGCCTTTCCTTCGTTTGGGCATAGGAAGAAACCAGGCTCTATCGCATGAAGATGGCGATTGGGACGAAACGGTGGTTTACCAGGATTTACATTCCTCCGACGAATTAGACGAATACGGTGATGCACCAAAGTTCCTTTCTGAACAATCTCCGGCAATTTCCATTTATACACTCGAAGAAGAAACACCTTTAACCATGAATGCCTTGAAGCATTTTCAAACGGAAAAAACAATCCCCATAGGTGTTAAAGTAACAGCCAGCGGAGCTTACAACTTTTTACCTACCGAATTGTTGAATACAGGAGGAATGAAAATAATTTGGGAAGATCGTCTTCAAAAGAATTCCGTGGTATTGGAACCAGGAAAGCCTATCCAGGTTTTGATAGGAAAAGATGAGGCAGAAACCGGACGTTTTTTTCTTCGTCTTTCCAATGCCGAAAATCCGGAAAACAATTCTACTCAGCCCGATTTGTTAATGTTCTTAAGTCAAAACCAACTTCACCTAATTCGAAGCCAAGGGCTAGAACCTGCAACCATAGATTTGGTTAATTTATCCGGACAAGTGGTGACTTCCTATCGGGTAGGTTCCGAACCTGATTATACCATTTCATGCGAGAATTTGTCCCAGGGAATATATCTGGCCAGGTATCAGCAAGGCGAAAAGGTGGTAATCAGAAAAGTGGTATTGGAATAG